One stretch of Lacimicrobium alkaliphilum DNA includes these proteins:
- a CDS encoding segregation and condensation protein A: MSEQLPPSGPPKEPVQQPLPLAFVNGQALIEKPEDLYIPPDALEVILESFEGPLDLLLYLIRKQKFDIATLPILQITRQYMEYVDLMQEVKLELAGEYLLMAAILAEIKSRVLLPRRQEAEDDEEDPRAELIRRLREYEKIKQAAQELDNIPRLERELFIGTANAADNCQPSIILPKVTLQELAFSLQEVMKRASAFEHHHIRPEALSTRQRMSDILQRLREARFVSFHQLFEPKEGKAGVVVSFLAILELVKESLVDLVQTEAYGDIHLQARGEQCYSEEESSDENL; this comes from the coding sequence TTGTCTGAACAATTGCCGCCTTCAGGTCCGCCCAAAGAGCCGGTGCAGCAGCCGCTGCCACTGGCCTTTGTTAATGGTCAGGCGCTGATTGAAAAGCCTGAAGATCTGTATATTCCTCCCGATGCGTTGGAAGTGATTCTTGAGTCTTTTGAGGGGCCGCTGGATTTACTGCTTTACCTGATCCGCAAACAAAAATTCGATATCGCCACGCTGCCTATTTTGCAGATCACCCGCCAGTATATGGAATACGTGGATCTGATGCAGGAAGTTAAACTGGAGCTGGCCGGGGAATATCTGCTGATGGCGGCGATTCTGGCGGAAATTAAGTCCAGGGTGCTGCTGCCAAGACGCCAGGAAGCCGAGGATGACGAGGAAGATCCCCGCGCCGAGCTGATTCGCCGGCTCAGGGAATACGAAAAGATCAAACAGGCGGCACAGGAGCTCGACAATATTCCCCGTCTGGAGCGTGAGCTCTTTATCGGCACCGCCAACGCCGCGGATAATTGCCAGCCCAGCATCATATTGCCTAAAGTAACCCTGCAGGAACTGGCCTTCAGCCTGCAGGAAGTGATGAAGCGGGCATCGGCTTTTGAGCATCACCATATTCGCCCTGAGGCACTGTCTACCCGTCAGCGTATGAGTGATATTTTGCAGCGGCTGCGTGAGGCCCGCTTCGTCTCTTTTCATCAGTTATTTGAGCCCAAAGAGGGCAAAGCCGGTGTGGTAGTCAGTTTTCTGGCCATACTGGAGCTGGTGAAAGAATCCCTGGTCGATCTGGTGCAGACCGAAGCCTACGGCGACATCCACTTACAGGCGAGGGGAGAACAGTGCTACAGCGAAGAGGAATCAAGCGATGAAAATCTCTGA
- a CDS encoding L-threonylcarbamoyladenylate synthase has translation MSQFFQIHPDNPQARLVKQACEVFRSGGVVVYPTDSGYAIGCLVDNKNALERICGIRDIGKDHNFTLMCRDMSELSIYAKVDNQAFRQIKNNTPGPFTFILKATKEVPKRLQNPKRKTIGLRVPNNPIALAILEELDSPIMSTSLILPGNTMAESDPEVIRDNLEKRVDLIIDGGNIGEHPTTVLDMSEGECVILREGEGDISAFV, from the coding sequence ATGAGTCAGTTTTTTCAAATTCATCCCGATAATCCGCAAGCCAGGCTGGTAAAACAGGCCTGTGAAGTGTTTCGCAGTGGCGGTGTGGTGGTGTATCCCACCGATTCCGGTTATGCCATAGGGTGCCTGGTGGATAACAAGAACGCGCTGGAGCGAATCTGCGGTATCCGGGATATTGGTAAAGACCACAACTTTACCCTGATGTGCCGGGATATGTCCGAGTTGTCCATCTATGCCAAAGTGGACAACCAGGCGTTCCGGCAGATCAAAAATAACACTCCCGGGCCTTTTACCTTTATTCTCAAGGCTACCAAGGAAGTACCGAAGCGCCTTCAAAATCCCAAGCGCAAAACCATTGGACTGCGGGTGCCGAACAATCCGATCGCGCTGGCCATACTTGAAGAGCTGGATTCACCTATTATGTCCACTTCACTGATTCTGCCGGGTAATACTATGGCCGAGTCCGATCCGGAAGTGATTCGGGATAACCTGGAGAAGCGTGTGGATCTGATTATCGATGGCGGCAATATTGGCGAGCATCCCACCACAGTGCTGGATATGTCAGAGGGAGAATGCGTGATCCTGCGTGAAGGTGAGGGAGATATTTCCGCTTTTGTCTGA